The genomic interval ACATAATAGGTTGGTGCTATTTGTACGAGCTCTTCCATTAACGTTATGCTTTTCTGTTCATCATAGGTTTCCGAATCAACTAGATCACCGGTGAAGGCAATAATATCTGGTTTTAGCTTTTTTACTTGCTTGACTAACTGGTTTTGATTCTTTCCAAATTGTTTACTATGTAAATCCGATAGCTGCACTACTTTTATCGGTTCTGTTATTTTTTCAGACGAAAGCGTAAAGGTTGAGGTAGATAGACTATTATTTTGGTAGTAGGAAAAGAGCATAAGAATGCATATGCTTATACCAACTATTAACATTCTTTTTTTCATTCTACTTCACTCTTTCTTCCAGCTCACCTCAAACCCACCTTGTAATCCGTCTCCAGTAACAATGAGTGTATAGGTTTCTGTTTTTTTCGCTTCAAAAGTTAAGGTCGACTTTTCTTCATTGCTCAATCCAATTCTGCGATTTTTTTCATCTATTAAATAATAGCCAAATCCACCGCCATTGCGATTGGTAAAATCAATGTCGATGATTACATTTTCTCCTTTTTTCGCTTTAATCGGGATTTGGTCTTCTCCGTTAAAATAGGAAAAATAAGCTTCATAAGACTGGTCGCCTCGGACCGTATTCCATTCTTTTTTCACTGTAAAATCAGGAATCGTTAACAAAAGAAAGACAATAGGCGTAAAAGCAAATGTCCATTTAAATCCACTTAGCTTCGTCGCTAATTTAATTCCTATATAGAATAATAACGAGCAAATCAAGCCAATGGTTGCAGCTATTAGAGGGAGTACATTCCAAACAATCGGTAAAAACAGACAAAGTCCCGCTAATAAATACAACAAGATTTCTAGTTTCGGATAATATTTTGCTATACGATCAATTAACATAGAAACAAGAATCCCCACACCAAAAAAGGCTATCCAAAAGATGGGATTTTTAATTTCATGGGAAAATAAATACAAATCGAAACTGGATAGAAACATATAGCAAAAAAAGAGTGTGGCAGCAAATCCTGCTCCTGCTAGTTTTATTAAGGCGTATTGCATTCCCCTACGGACATTCTGACTATCTACCATATTTGTTCCTCCCAAAGGATATTAACTATCATTCTATCAAAATTAGGAAATGAATTGTTAAAAACTTGAAAAAATATTAAATGATTTAAATTCGATTATTGTTTTTATATGCTTTTAATAAATAGATGATTCCTTTTTTCCTAATCCTTCTCGTTTTAAATATTACCAACTAGGTCATACTTATCTTATGTATCTTTCGGGAGTGAAATTATGACTTGGTTTCCTTATATTTGTTTCCTTGTTACTCTAATCATCATTTGGTTCATGCCAAAGCGTCTTACAAAAGTGGAGATATATGTGACCTGGTTTGTGGTTGCTTTAATTAATTTAAGCTCTGATATTATATTGAGTTTAGTTTTTCATCTGTATGAGCTTGGACCAAAGGGCGTGCAGCTTACTGTTCATTTTATTGAACTAACACTTGGTTCTACCCACGGAATCATTTACTTAAATTTTATGCCCCTTGATGTTAAAAAATATATTCCTTATTTTTTCGGTTGGCTTATCTACTCTATTCTTTTTGAGTCTGCTCTTATTTACTTCGGTTTTATTACCTATAGCGAATGGAGCTTATGGTATTCAGGAGTTTATTATGCAGTTGCATTGGTTTATACGAGATGGCATTTGCATTTTATTCGAAGTGGAAGGTAAGGAATAAGAGGAGCGAAGCAAGAGGCGTTTATAGTTTATAACCAGCCATTCTGCTTCGCTTCTGCAATGGCCTCCATTTCTCCCTGTTTACTTGAAAAAGATACATCTTTACTGCCTTCTTCTGCTGAAATATTAGGTGACAAATGTCATTTTTTTCAAAAGACACTGTTATAACTGAATGTTGATTTTACTTTCTTTAAAAAATAAACGAAACAATTCCGCTTAAATTGGGAAATACACATATTTCCTTAAAAATAAGGGAGGTTTTTCCGTTTATCGAACTAATTTCTTCAAATTTCGTCTTATTTTCAACAGTTAAGCGGAATGTCTCCGTTTATATCCGCTACTTAAGCTCACTCTGTATACATTAACCGGAAATTCTCCGCTTATGAATTCTCATACTAATAGAGCATCAACAATCAATAATAATAAAGTCGTTAATTATAAAGCTCTGGTTATCAGCCAGAGCCTAAATCTTCTATTCTTCTCTTATCATAATCAAAAACTCTACATCATTCGCATTTGTAAATGACGATACTTTACAAAATCCAAATTTTTCATATAAGGCAATAGCCCGTTTATTGAAGGCTGCTACGGTTAGGCGTAAAGGCTGATTTGTTTCAATGGAATCCATTATAAATTGGAGAAAGCTGGTTCCCTGTCCTTGTCCGGTTAAATCTGGCCGCATGCCTAGGCCAATATCCAAGTACCCTTCTGGATATGCTTGAAAAAGATAGCCGATTGGAACTTGCGCTACATAGCCTGTGCAATAGAATCCAACTAATGCCCCCTCTTTGCAAATAGCATAATACGGATTTTCCGCAAACTCCTGTAATGCTTCCTCTGTTACTTCTCCATTATATAAGTCATAGGGAGGAGGATATATCCAGCTAAGAATTTCCCTTGCTGCTTGTTCTGTCATCTTTTGCAAAGAATAGCTCATTGTATATTTTCTCCTATGTGCTTATTTCTAGTAAAACCAAGATATCTTGTTCCTTGAAATTGCAGTTCTCCGTTATCTCCTTCTACAAGCATGCCAAATTGTTCTCCATTTAATTGAAATTCCGTACGATCGCCACTCGGAAATTCGAATGTAACATAATAATGATTATACGCCCGTGTATTTCCCCCACCTTGAATACTTGTTCTCTTCGCCACTACCTTTGCAGATGCAGAAAGACGTGGCTGCGTATTATTTTTACCCCATTGAAAAATTCCCTTTGTAATACTTAAGATAATGATAGCAAATATAATTACGATAAATATTGGTACAATAGCAAATAAAATACCTCCACCAAGAAAAAAGTCTCCCATTGAACATCCCCCTTTATAAGAATTTTTCCTTTGTTCATAATATAGCAGTTATTACGTTTCTATTAACTAAAAGGTTTCATCTGTTCTTTTCATCCAATATCCTGTTTTTGATAAAATCAAATGAAGTTGAATCAAAACTTAATAATCTTAAACAAAAAAATCAATTTATTTAAATTTATCCATTTAATAATTGACTTTTTTAATAAATGTAATTAACCTAACATAGAAGGGAGGTAGATATTAGGTATGCATTATCCAGTTATTAATGATTGTCCTGTCTGTCATCAAGAACTGCATGTAACAAGGCTTGAATGCGGTCATTGTCATACGACGATTGAAAATCGATTCCATCTGTCCAAATGGCACTCTTTTTCAGAGGAGCAAATGCATTTTATTGAGACCTTTATTCTTTCAAGAGGAAGCATTAAGGAAGTGGAAAAGAAGCTTGGTATTTCTTATCCAACTGTCCGAGGAAAACTGGATGATATTATTCAGATTATGACAGAGGGCGAAGCAACAGAAGGAAAAGCAAGTAACAAAAGCGTTGAAAGAAAAGCAGATATTTTAGAAAAACTAGAGAATAACGAAATAACAGCGGACGAGGCCATCCGATTAATGAAGGATCTTTAAGGAGGATATGAAGCATGAATGACGAAATGAAACGAATATTAACCATGGTGGAAAACGGTAAATTGACATCAGATCAAGCAGCTGTACTAATCGATTCATTTGAGGGAAAAATAGAAAAGAAGCCCCTGCTTGAAGACAGTCCTTATCTAAATCGAATTCTTAAGTTACGTGTGCATTCGGAAACAAATGACAATATTGATGTAAATGTTCCGATTAGACTTGTGAAGGTACTTCTTCAAACGGGAATTGGAATTGCATCGAAAATTCCTCAAGCCCAAACCTATACGGAAAATGTCGATGTAGAATTATTGCTGGCTGCGATTGATAGCGAACTAGTTGGAGAAATTGTGAATGCTAAATTAGCAAATGGCGACAGTATTAATGTCTATGTGGAATAGTGGTGGAAGACGTTGGTAAGGGTATTTATCCAAACAGATAAACAGAAGCGATTTACTTTTATTGTCCCTCATTTTCTGTTAGGTCCATTCATCCATATCGGCTTGTCCAAACGATTATGGAAGTTTATTCACCATCAAGCGAAGGACAAAACAGTCGATGCCATCTATACGAATGTAGAGGAAATCCAGTTTTTATTGAAAGCTTTAAGCAAAGAACTTAAAGATGTGTCACTTCCTGAACCACTTGTTGATATTCGTTTAAAGGATGGAACTTGTGTAAAGGTGGCTATTACATGAAGCATGTACTTTTTCTGAAAAAGAAAAAATCTAGTGCTCGCAACACTAGATTTGTGTGAAACTTAATTTTTTATTAGATGGAATGCCTTTCCTACACTCTTTTGATTGGGAGAGGCATTCTTTTATTACTATAGCATAGGTCGGAAAAATTGTGAATTACTGATGCGGTGCACCGGGCGGATAGAAGCTTGGCGGCATCTTGATCCATCCATGCTCCCTCATTCTCGTTTTTAGTTCCATCCCATATATACTTTTCTCTGCATGGAACCGAATCCACATCAATCCAACATCACTGCGGACACTTTGTGTAATGTTTGTGGAACACATAACAATATTACCTGTTACTTTCGCGGCTAATAAATTAGCGATTTCCATATCAGTAGACTTTGCCCCTAAAGGAATAGCATTCGGATCCGATTTAGGCTTTGATTCAGCAGAATTCGAGAGAGGAACTCCTTCTTTTAACATAAATTCCTCAATTATTTTACGTTGTTCACTGGCTAATTCATAAGCTTCGTTAATCAACTTTATTAAAACATTATCTGTCGTTGTATTGAGTGCCATTTCTAATACAGGAATTTCATCGGCGAGTGCAGCCTGATATGTCCAGCAGCCCATTGCCTCTCCAATATGAAGTTGCGACTTCGGTTCTGAGTCAAATCTCGTTTTAATATAATCGAGAAGCGCTTCCATCTTATGTGCCATTACGTACACCTCTTAGTATTTTTACCTATACTATTTACTTCCAAATGGAATTTTATTCAAAAAATTAACAATCCTACCTTTTAGAATAAATACTTCGTTTAAAAATACAGAATATCCTGTTGAAAAAACAAGGAGAGTTGGCTATTTGCTTGCGACTTTGGTATGCTTATTTGCGACTTTCGCACTTTTACTTGTGGCTTTGGCACGCTTATTTGCGACTTTGGCATTTTTACTTGCGACTTCCACACTTTTACTTGTGACTTCCGCACTTTTACTTGCAACTTCCACACTCTTTCTTGCAACTCCCATTCTTTCTTGCGACTTTCACACTTTTACTTGCAACTTTCTCACTTTTACTTGCGACTTTCACACTCTTACTTGCAACTCCCACTCTTACTTGCGACTTCCACACTCTTACTTGCGACTTCCACACTCTTACTTGCGACTTTCACACTTTTACTTGCGACTTTCACACTTTTACTTGCAACTCCCACTCTTACTTGCGACTTCCACACTCTTACTTGCAACTTTCTCACTTTTACTTGCGACTTTCACGCTTTTACTCGCAACTCCCACTCTTACTTGCGACTTCCGTACTCTTACTTGCGACTTCCACACTTTTACTTGTGACTTCCGCACTTTTACTTGCAACTTCCAAACTCTTACTTGCAACTTCCCCACTCATCTCCCCAACTCCCACACGCAAACTCCCCCCTCACTTTCTCAACGTGAAACTCCAATCTGCTTTCTTACCTCTTCCAAAAACGGCAAGGTTCGTGCCCGCGCTTTTTCTGCTCCTTGTGCAAGAATGATATCTATTTGCTCCGGATTGGCCATTAATTCATTGTATTTCTTTCGCGGTTCCTCTAAGAAGCGATTCATGACATGGAACAATTCTTTTTTGACTTCTCCCCATCCGATGCCATTTTCGTATCTTACACGCATTTGTGCAATTTCTTCTGCACTGGCAAATTCCTTATACAGAGTAAATAGAATAGACGTTTCTGTATCTTTTGGCGCTTCTGGAGGAAGTGAATCTGTTTTGATTTTATTAATAAGCTTCTGTAATTTTGCTGGCTCTTCAAAAAGAGGAATCGTATTATGATAGCTTTTGCTCATTTTTCGACCATCTAAGCCTGGCAAGATGCTTGTGTCTTCGTCTACTATATATTCTGGCAATACAAAAGTTTCCCCGTATTGATGATTAAAGCTTTCGGCAATATCTCTTGCAATTTCTACATGTTGGATTTGATCTTTTCCCACAGGTACCATATTTGCTTGAAAGGCAAGTATATCAGCAGCCATTAAGATTGGGTACGTAAATAACCCCATGTTAACCCCTTCATCTACTTCTTTCCCTGCTTGTTTATTGCTGTCGACAATTCCTTTATAGGCATGGGCACGGTTCATTAAACCCTTTGGAGAAAAACAAGCTAAAATCCAGTTCAGCTCAAAGATTTCCGGTACATTGGATTGGCGATAAAAGATTACTTTCTCAGGATCTAATCCAAGTGCTAACCATGTTGCTGCGACTCCATATGTCAACGTTCGAAACTCTTCTCGATCATGGATTTTCGTTAATCCATGATAATCCGCGATAAAATAAGCTGCCTGATACTCGCTATTTTCCGCAAGCTTTAAAGCAGGCTTAATTGCGCCGATATAATTTCCTAAATGAATCTGGCCAGTTGGCTTAATTCCAGTTAATACGATTTTTTTCATTTTCTGGTCCTCCCTTTTATTTTTAAAGAAACACAAAAAGGGCTACCCATCCTGTAAATAAGGACGAGTAACCCGTGGTGCCACCTTCATTCGTTTATAAAAAATAAACGCACTTATCCGTACAGAAACATAGCTGTTTCTTATACTTTGTCTTTTTTAACGGTAAGACATTCCGCGCAGCCTACTATTAGTTCAGCCTTGCAGCTCCGAAGCCCATTCAGCAATTAATCCGTACTGATTCCCACCAACCATCAGCTCTCTTAAACCTTTCAACTGCTTACTCTTCTTCCTCATAGCTCTTAAATATTACATATATAGTAAATTATCCGATAAAAAAGGTCAAGGAAATCTGCTTACATATTCCTGTTCTTTTAGAAGGATATTATGGATAACCATTCCTAATAGGAGCGAGAAAAAAGATGAAAAAATTTATTGGATTAACCATCATTTTTATGTTTATTTTTCCGAATATAACAAGCTTTGCAGCACCACTAAAGGACGTGAAAGCCGCCTTTATTAGAGAAGGAAATATATGGATATACCTTCATGAAAAAGAGAAGAAAATTACAAAATCAGGTAAGGTAATTGGCGAACCACAATGGTCCTATGATGGACAATATGTAGCTTATCAAACAACTGGTCCTGATGAGCTAACCGAGAATCAGCAAGAAATCGAAATCTGGATTTACGATGTGAAAAAAGACAAAAAACAAAAAAATTTTCATAATGGCTATTCTCCCTCTTGGGCACCTAAAAAAAATATCCTTGCCTTTACGGATTATCGCACCCTTGATCTATCCGATTTAAAGGGTTTCTTTAACATCGAGCTTGGAGTAGATTCCTTTCAATGGTTCCCAGATGGTAATGGGTTTATTTTATCAACTAGTGGAAATTTAGAAGCAGATGGCTGGAAGAGTGCTAAACTTAATAAAAAATCGATACAATCGCCGTATAAAAATATTCATACTGCTACAAGTACACCCTTTTTCACCCTTCCTAAAGAGGTCGGGGTCGGAGAAAGCAAAATTATTCCGATAAATGCTTCTGATTTTACGTTCTCACTAAGCAGCAAATGGATATCGTTTATCGCATCCACAACGGCAAGTATTGCAATGGACAGCAATATGCTCTGCATTCTCTCGATGGATGGAAAAAAATTCGAGGTAGTGGATGAAATCATTTGGCAAGTAGGAAAACCGAAATGGGCTCCTTCTAAGGATACACTTGCCTATATTGAAGGCGGGGGTAGACTCGTTTTTGGATTAAATAATAAAAAGTTAAAAACAAAG from Niallia sp. FSL W8-0635 carries:
- a CDS encoding DUF2500 domain-containing protein — its product is MGDFFLGGGILFAIVPIFIVIIFAIIILSITKGIFQWGKNNTQPRLSASAKVVAKRTSIQGGGNTRAYNHYYVTFEFPSGDRTEFQLNGEQFGMLVEGDNGELQFQGTRYLGFTRNKHIGENIQ
- a CDS encoding DUF3231 family protein, with the protein product MAHKMEALLDYIKTRFDSEPKSQLHIGEAMGCWTYQAALADEIPVLEMALNTTTDNVLIKLINEAYELASEQRKIIEEFMLKEGVPLSNSAESKPKSDPNAIPLGAKSTDMEIANLLAAKVTGNIVMCSTNITQSVRSDVGLMWIRFHAEKSIYGMELKTRMREHGWIKMPPSFYPPGAPHQ
- a CDS encoding DUF2089 domain-containing protein produces the protein MHYPVINDCPVCHQELHVTRLECGHCHTTIENRFHLSKWHSFSEEQMHFIETFILSRGSIKEVEKKLGISYPTVRGKLDDIIQIMTEGEATEGKASNKSVERKADILEKLENNEITADEAIRLMKDL
- a CDS encoding GNAT family N-acetyltransferase; this translates as MSYSLQKMTEQAAREILSWIYPPPYDLYNGEVTEEALQEFAENPYYAICKEGALVGFYCTGYVAQVPIGYLFQAYPEGYLDIGLGMRPDLTGQGQGTSFLQFIMDSIETNQPLRLTVAAFNKRAIALYEKFGFCKVSSFTNANDVEFLIMIREE
- a CDS encoding tryptophan--tRNA ligase, whose product is MKKIVLTGIKPTGQIHLGNYIGAIKPALKLAENSEYQAAYFIADYHGLTKIHDREEFRTLTYGVAATWLALGLDPEKVIFYRQSNVPEIFELNWILACFSPKGLMNRAHAYKGIVDSNKQAGKEVDEGVNMGLFTYPILMAADILAFQANMVPVGKDQIQHVEIARDIAESFNHQYGETFVLPEYIVDEDTSILPGLDGRKMSKSYHNTIPLFEEPAKLQKLINKIKTDSLPPEAPKDTETSILFTLYKEFASAEEIAQMRVRYENGIGWGEVKKELFHVMNRFLEEPRKKYNELMANPEQIDIILAQGAEKARARTLPFLEEVRKQIGVSR
- a CDS encoding SHOCT-like domain-containing protein, whose translation is MNDEMKRILTMVENGKLTSDQAAVLIDSFEGKIEKKPLLEDSPYLNRILKLRVHSETNDNIDVNVPIRLVKVLLQTGIGIASKIPQAQTYTENVDVELLLAAIDSELVGEIVNAKLANGDSINVYVE